The proteins below are encoded in one region of Haloarcula marismortui ATCC 43049:
- a CDS encoding thiolase domain-containing protein, with protein sequence MRDAYLIGAGQTPFGSMPEESYRSLFDHAVSEAIDSVDHGIDTNAIDEAVVGSLGVGGRQLGLSGPAATEHAGLHGVPSVRVENACAASGYAVRQAVQAVKSGMADVALAGGVEVMTDMSSDVTKYWLGVSGETEWERLTGTTFSGVYAQMASAYLREYEASEEHLSMVAVKNHRNGAKNPKAHLGFECSLEDAVGAPVVADPLNLYHCCPTSDGAAVALIASEDVVGQYTDDPVRIAGVGAASDRVGLFQRNSYTSISASEMAADTAYDRAGVGPDDLDFAEVHDCFTIAELLAYEDLGFCDRGEAPQLLEAGTTESDGAMPVNLSGGLKSKGHPIGATGAGQLVEAFKQLTGGAADRQLAAPKYGLTHNVGGSGGSAVVHILEREAAR encoded by the coding sequence ATGCGGGATGCGTATCTCATCGGCGCAGGGCAAACGCCGTTTGGCTCGATGCCCGAAGAGAGCTACAGATCACTGTTCGACCACGCAGTCAGCGAAGCCATCGACAGTGTCGACCATGGTATCGATACGAACGCGATAGACGAAGCGGTCGTCGGCTCACTCGGCGTGGGCGGTCGACAGCTCGGTCTCTCTGGACCGGCAGCGACTGAACACGCTGGGCTGCACGGCGTCCCCAGCGTGCGCGTTGAAAACGCCTGCGCCGCGTCGGGCTACGCTGTCCGACAGGCAGTGCAGGCAGTCAAAAGCGGGATGGCCGACGTAGCGCTGGCTGGCGGCGTCGAAGTCATGACAGACATGAGCAGCGATGTGACGAAGTACTGGCTTGGTGTTTCCGGTGAAACAGAGTGGGAACGGCTGACTGGGACGACCTTCTCTGGCGTTTACGCACAGATGGCAAGTGCGTATCTACGGGAGTACGAGGCCAGCGAGGAGCACCTCTCGATGGTGGCGGTCAAGAACCATCGGAACGGCGCAAAGAACCCGAAGGCCCACCTGGGCTTCGAATGCTCCCTCGAAGACGCCGTCGGCGCACCGGTCGTCGCAGACCCCTTGAACCTCTATCACTGCTGTCCGACCTCTGACGGCGCAGCGGTCGCGCTCATCGCGAGTGAGGACGTCGTCGGGCAGTACACCGACGACCCGGTCCGGATCGCCGGGGTCGGCGCGGCCAGCGACCGGGTCGGTCTCTTCCAGCGAAACAGCTACACTTCGATTTCTGCCTCGGAAATGGCCGCAGACACAGCCTACGACCGTGCCGGGGTTGGCCCTGACGACCTCGATTTCGCAGAGGTCCACGATTGCTTCACGATCGCCGAACTGCTTGCATACGAGGACCTCGGGTTCTGTGACCGCGGCGAGGCCCCACAGTTACTTGAAGCGGGAACGACCGAATCTGACGGAGCAATGCCGGTCAATCTCTCCGGCGGGCTGAAATCAAAGGGTCACCCTATCGGCGCAACCGGTGCCGGACAGCTTGTCGAGGCGTTCAAACAACTCACCGGCGGCGCTGCGGACCGGCAGCTAGCGGCCCCGAAGTACGGGCTGACTCACAACGTGGGTGGGAGCGGCGGCAGCGCAGTTGTCCACATCCTCGAACGGGAGGCCGCACGATGA
- the paaK gene encoding phenylacetate--CoA ligase PaaK → MVYKPLEASDRTELRALQSDRLQRIVTHAHENVPFYREKLDAAGVSPEDIQSIDDITKLPMTTKEDFRDEYPDGLFAVDDEEVARIHASSGTTGKPKIVSYTDDDLDTWSEVVARSLAASGTEAGDTVQNAYGYGLFTGGLGIHYGTEELGASVVPIGSGQTQRQVELMTDLESDVFTCTPSYALYLAETAEEMGHDPRDLPISTIIFGAEPCTDPMREEIEERLGVDGIDIYGLSEIIGPGVSCECHEAKDGLHIWEDHFYPEVIDPHTKEPVEEGEEGELVLTTLTKEALPVFRYRTGDLTTLNYDECACGRTMVRMDNVTGRTDDLLIVRGVNLYPSEIEHAVLDIDGVAPHYRIDLYKEDNLDILELTIERTAEQGPGDKALEDEIIERLENVLAFTPDELELVAPGSIERTQVGKVKRVYDHRD, encoded by the coding sequence ATGGTGTACAAGCCACTGGAGGCGTCTGACCGGACAGAGCTGCGTGCGTTGCAATCTGACCGATTGCAAAGAATTGTCACACACGCCCACGAGAACGTCCCGTTTTACCGGGAGAAACTCGATGCGGCAGGTGTCTCGCCCGAAGACATCCAGAGTATCGACGACATCACGAAACTGCCGATGACGACGAAAGAGGATTTCCGCGACGAGTACCCAGATGGACTCTTCGCCGTAGACGACGAGGAGGTCGCCCGCATCCACGCGTCGTCCGGGACGACCGGGAAGCCGAAAATCGTCTCGTACACGGATGACGACCTCGACACCTGGAGTGAAGTTGTCGCGCGTTCGCTGGCTGCGAGCGGCACTGAAGCGGGCGATACCGTCCAGAACGCCTACGGGTACGGGTTGTTCACTGGCGGACTTGGTATCCACTACGGAACTGAGGAGTTGGGGGCCTCAGTTGTTCCTATCGGAAGCGGCCAGACACAGCGACAGGTCGAGTTGATGACCGACCTAGAAAGCGATGTTTTCACATGCACCCCATCGTATGCACTCTACCTCGCCGAAACGGCCGAAGAGATGGGCCACGACCCCAGAGATCTGCCGATCTCGACGATAATCTTCGGCGCTGAGCCGTGTACCGACCCGATGCGGGAGGAAATCGAAGAGCGGCTGGGCGTTGATGGCATCGATATTTACGGACTCTCGGAGATCATCGGTCCTGGGGTCTCGTGTGAATGCCACGAAGCGAAGGACGGACTCCACATCTGGGAGGACCACTTCTACCCGGAAGTCATCGACCCACACACGAAAGAACCGGTCGAGGAAGGCGAAGAAGGTGAACTCGTTCTGACAACACTCACCAAGGAAGCGTTGCCGGTCTTCCGGTACCGAACTGGCGACCTCACGACACTGAACTACGACGAGTGTGCGTGCGGACGGACGATGGTACGGATGGACAACGTCACCGGCCGGACCGACGACCTCCTCATCGTTCGGGGCGTGAATCTCTATCCCAGCGAAATCGAACACGCTGTATTGGATATCGACGGCGTTGCTCCACATTACCGGATCGACCTCTACAAAGAGGACAACCTCGACATCCTGGAACTCACCATCGAACGAACTGCAGAGCAGGGGCCGGGTGACAAAGCGCTGGAAGACGAAATCATCGAGCGGCTAGAAAACGTACTCGCGTTCACCCCGGACGAACTCGAACTCGTTGCGCCCGGCAGTATCGAACGAACGCAGGTCGGCAAGGTAAAACGCGTCTACGACCACCGTGACTGA
- the paaI gene encoding hydroxyphenylacetyl-CoA thioesterase PaaI: MSGVADEVRERIESDAYCETLGIDVVELDSGYAQTELTITEDLLNFHGTPHGGAIYSLADAAFAAASNSHGEAAVALETNISYLDAVDTGETLSAIAEETHLAGSTAEYEVTVTAQDGERIATFRGRVYRP; encoded by the coding sequence ATGTCCGGTGTCGCCGATGAAGTCAGAGAGCGTATCGAATCGGATGCGTACTGCGAAACCCTTGGTATCGATGTCGTCGAACTTGATTCGGGGTACGCCCAGACTGAACTGACGATTACCGAGGACCTGCTGAACTTTCATGGGACACCGCATGGCGGAGCGATCTACTCACTTGCAGATGCGGCGTTCGCCGCGGCGTCGAACTCTCATGGCGAGGCAGCGGTCGCACTGGAGACGAACATCTCGTATTTAGACGCCGTCGACACCGGTGAGACGCTGTCTGCGATCGCTGAAGAAACACATCTCGCAGGCAGCACCGCAGAGTACGAGGTAACGGTGACTGCACAGGATGGCGAGCGCATCGCGACGTTTCGTGGACGAGTCTACCGGCCCTGA
- a CDS encoding MaoC/PaaZ C-terminal domain-containing protein — translation MAYSYEPHHFEDFEEGQEFISVGRTVTESDFVMHSALSGDWTELHTNKEYAEEQEFGERIAHGPMTFVQATGFVYRTGIVERTAFAFLGMNYMDLPNPVHIGDTLQLEIVVDNTKEVGRDDAGLVVLDTEMENQDGTVVFEGDMKFLIKKRE, via the coding sequence ATGGCATACAGCTACGAGCCACACCACTTCGAGGACTTCGAAGAAGGACAGGAGTTTATCAGTGTCGGCCGGACCGTTACCGAGTCCGATTTCGTCATGCACTCTGCGCTGTCGGGAGACTGGACAGAGCTGCATACGAACAAGGAATACGCGGAAGAACAGGAGTTCGGTGAGCGGATCGCACACGGTCCAATGACGTTCGTGCAGGCGACCGGCTTCGTCTACCGGACCGGGATCGTCGAGCGGACCGCATTCGCGTTCCTCGGGATGAACTACATGGACCTCCCAAACCCGGTCCACATCGGCGATACACTCCAGCTGGAGATTGTCGTTGACAACACCAAAGAAGTCGGGCGCGACGACGCCGGGCTGGTCGTCCTCGACACTGAAATGGAAAACCAGGACGGGACCGTCGTCTTCGAGGGCGACATGAAGTTCCTGATCAAGAAACGCGAGTGA
- a CDS encoding aldehyde dehydrogenase family protein: MEYTGPTDLYIGGEWREATNGDSIETEDPATERTYASVQKAEASDIDAAVEAAQAAVAEGSEWATMDPGTRRAKLHAMADAIEAMKDELSMVESHDNGKTPFEAGLEIDMVIDTFRHYAGWTDKVRGDEIPVENGRLNYTTREPVGVTAHIAPWNYPFQLAGRGLAPALATGNSVILKPSAMTPLSALYYAKAAEEAGLPDGVVNVVPGKGSEAGDALTGHEGVDHVTFTGSTGVGKTVQRTAADAVADVTLELGGKGPAVVFPDADLDAAARGIQYGIFMNAGQMCWANSRIVVHEDVYEEMVSRMAEIAENIPLGGGIDDDGQMGPVVSAGQQQEILDYIETGKEEGATVAAGGGVPGDKETGHFVEPTVFADVDNEMTIAQEEIFGPVLTAIEVSDEEAAIDVANDSPFGLTACVWTNDLTRAHTVTDRLDYGMVMVNETPNTWPQTPFGGTKQSGHGRAQGEQAIESYTEVKNVHINLG; the protein is encoded by the coding sequence ATGGAGTACACCGGCCCGACAGACCTGTATATCGGCGGAGAATGGCGAGAAGCGACCAACGGCGACAGCATTGAGACGGAGGACCCGGCAACTGAACGGACCTACGCGTCGGTACAGAAGGCCGAGGCGTCCGACATCGATGCTGCAGTAGAAGCGGCACAGGCGGCCGTTGCAGAGGGTTCCGAGTGGGCGACGATGGACCCCGGAACGCGCCGGGCGAAACTCCATGCGATGGCCGACGCCATCGAGGCGATGAAAGACGAACTGTCCATGGTTGAATCCCACGACAACGGGAAAACGCCGTTCGAGGCTGGGCTGGAAATCGACATGGTCATCGATACGTTCCGCCATTATGCCGGCTGGACGGACAAGGTCCGCGGTGACGAGATTCCTGTCGAAAATGGCCGGCTCAACTACACCACTCGTGAGCCAGTCGGTGTGACCGCACACATCGCGCCGTGGAACTATCCCTTCCAGCTCGCCGGCCGCGGCCTAGCACCGGCGCTGGCGACAGGAAACAGCGTTATCCTCAAACCGTCCGCTATGACGCCGCTATCGGCGCTGTACTACGCGAAAGCCGCGGAGGAAGCGGGCCTTCCGGACGGCGTCGTCAACGTCGTTCCCGGGAAGGGGTCCGAGGCCGGTGACGCACTCACCGGACACGAGGGCGTCGATCACGTCACCTTCACCGGGAGTACCGGTGTCGGAAAGACAGTCCAGCGCACTGCTGCCGATGCAGTCGCTGACGTAACGCTCGAACTCGGCGGCAAAGGGCCGGCAGTCGTGTTCCCCGACGCTGACCTCGATGCCGCCGCCCGCGGCATCCAGTACGGGATCTTCATGAACGCCGGGCAGATGTGCTGGGCGAACTCGCGCATTGTCGTCCACGAGGACGTCTACGAGGAGATGGTTTCCCGGATGGCCGAAATCGCTGAAAACATCCCACTCGGCGGCGGTATCGACGACGATGGCCAGATGGGACCAGTCGTCAGCGCGGGCCAGCAACAGGAGATTCTCGATTATATCGAGACCGGCAAGGAAGAGGGGGCGACTGTCGCGGCCGGCGGTGGCGTTCCTGGGGACAAAGAAACCGGCCACTTCGTCGAGCCGACCGTCTTTGCTGACGTGGACAACGAGATGACGATTGCCCAGGAAGAGATCTTCGGCCCTGTGCTCACTGCAATCGAAGTGAGCGACGAGGAAGCGGCCATTGACGTGGCGAACGACTCGCCGTTCGGCCTCACCGCCTGTGTCTGGACGAACGACCTGACTCGCGCTCACACCGTCACAGACAGACTGGACTACGGGATGGTGATGGTCAACGAGACGCCCAACACGTGGCCACAGACCCCCTTTGGCGGCACGAAGCAGAGCGGTCACGGTCGCGCACAGGGCGAACAGGCTATCGAGAGCTACACCGAGGTGAAAAACGTCCACATCAACCTCGGCTGA
- the paaE gene encoding 1,2-phenylacetyl-CoA epoxidase subunit PaaE — MSEPDPSVTTSGEQTGAECPYCGSTDTERKHPRGPSRCQSIHYCNECLQQFKKFE, encoded by the coding sequence ATGAGCGAGCCGGACCCCAGCGTTACGACCAGCGGCGAACAGACAGGCGCGGAGTGCCCGTACTGTGGCTCGACCGACACCGAACGGAAACACCCACGAGGACCGTCACGGTGTCAGTCGATTCATTACTGTAACGAGTGCCTGCAGCAGTTCAAGAAGTTCGAGTAA
- the paaD gene encoding 1,2-phenylacetyl-CoA epoxidase subunit PaaD yields the protein MSSDYDRPRADADATACSYTDYETKDHAADDVPATGEDADGIERDVWAALYQVEDPEMPVSIVDLGLIYGLDVSDGEATVDMTLTYSGCPAREIILDEVEEAAESVDGIETASVRLVWSPDWSIDLVTEQGKEALRDFGMSFDG from the coding sequence ATGAGTAGCGACTACGACCGGCCACGCGCAGACGCTGATGCCACCGCGTGTTCGTACACTGACTACGAGACCAAAGACCACGCGGCGGACGACGTGCCAGCCACGGGCGAAGACGCCGACGGCATCGAACGCGACGTGTGGGCGGCCCTGTATCAGGTCGAGGACCCGGAGATGCCGGTCAGCATCGTCGATCTGGGCCTCATATACGGGCTCGACGTGTCCGACGGCGAAGCCACGGTTGATATGACGCTCACCTACAGCGGCTGTCCGGCACGCGAAATCATCCTCGATGAAGTCGAAGAAGCCGCCGAGAGTGTCGACGGAATCGAGACTGCATCGGTCCGGCTGGTCTGGTCCCCGGACTGGTCCATTGATCTGGTCACCGAACAGGGCAAAGAAGCGTTGCGTGACTTCGGGATGAGCTTTGACGGATGA
- the paaC gene encoding 1,2-phenylacetyl-CoA epoxidase subunit PaaC: protein MATTESDLGGPTDLSEEEQRAVEAQLLRLADDELIQAERYTFWQVRAPTLESDLSISNNAQDELGHARLWYDAVQQLGYSEESLIYESDPSDFQHSTFVELPFAEGDWADAIVRAYLYDVAEDIRLSALENSSYETIRNRTSRIQGEEGYHLEHAESWLDRMALDKEASERVQAAIDELYPYALTLFEPVGDVEADIDRLGIRTMTLDEMRTEWETRVESFLTELGFDVPTDVAPATPTGRDNEHTDHWHDLHEQMTSSYRNLGRDKATLIMADDDE, encoded by the coding sequence ATGGCAACAACAGAATCCGACCTCGGCGGTCCAACCGACCTTTCGGAGGAAGAACAGCGCGCAGTCGAGGCACAGCTGCTCCGGCTTGCTGACGACGAGTTGATTCAGGCCGAACGCTACACGTTCTGGCAGGTGCGTGCGCCGACACTGGAATCGGACCTCTCGATCTCGAACAACGCACAGGACGAGCTGGGCCACGCACGGCTGTGGTACGATGCAGTGCAGCAACTGGGCTATTCCGAGGAATCGCTCATTTACGAGAGCGACCCCAGCGACTTCCAGCACAGTACGTTCGTCGAGCTGCCGTTTGCGGAAGGTGACTGGGCCGACGCCATCGTCAGAGCGTACCTCTACGACGTTGCTGAAGACATCCGCCTCTCCGCGCTTGAGAACTCGTCATACGAGACAATCCGGAACAGAACGAGCCGCATCCAGGGCGAGGAAGGCTATCATCTCGAACACGCCGAAAGCTGGCTGGACCGGATGGCACTGGACAAGGAAGCCAGCGAACGCGTTCAGGCGGCTATCGACGAGCTCTATCCGTACGCCCTCACGCTGTTCGAACCCGTTGGCGACGTGGAGGCCGACATCGACCGGCTGGGCATCCGAACGATGACCCTCGACGAGATGCGCACCGAGTGGGAGACTCGTGTCGAATCGTTCCTGACCGAACTGGGGTTCGACGTGCCGACCGACGTTGCCCCCGCAACGCCGACGGGCCGGGACAACGAACACACTGACCATTGGCACGACCTTCACGAACAAATGACTTCGAGCTACCGGAATCTGGGACGTGACAAAGCGACGCTGATAATGGCGGACGACGATGAGTAG
- the paaA gene encoding 1,2-phenylacetyl-CoA epoxidase subunit PaaA, protein MNVDEVKDRAGPREFSPKDDLPEEYRKAATRMLEFHANSEIMGAFLERPFIRKAPSIERKMAFSAKVQDEIGHGQMLYRAAESLGVKTREEMLDDLANGDGKFLNCFHYPMESYVETPMIAFFVDGAAMRRQATLKKSSWEPYAHAMDKICFEEGMHVKHGESILRELMNGSRKEQRMTQEAFEEWWPRILQFFGPTDDQSTHHDFAAEVGLKTCTNDELRTAFLNTYIPKAKKYGLEMPDEPRIRENGDGSYEVVEDDLDWDEFFTVSQNEYEGSIEQITGRRQAQEAVQWVRDMMDDQTTTNSGPQSQAAD, encoded by the coding sequence ATGAACGTCGACGAAGTCAAAGACCGCGCCGGACCCCGGGAGTTCAGCCCGAAAGACGACCTTCCCGAAGAGTATCGGAAGGCAGCCACGCGGATGCTTGAGTTCCACGCCAACAGCGAGATTATGGGCGCGTTCCTTGAACGGCCCTTCATCAGAAAAGCACCGAGTATCGAGCGAAAGATGGCCTTCAGCGCGAAGGTTCAGGATGAGATCGGCCACGGCCAGATGCTCTACCGAGCGGCGGAATCGCTCGGCGTCAAGACCCGTGAAGAGATGCTCGACGATCTGGCGAACGGAGACGGAAAGTTCCTGAACTGCTTCCACTACCCAATGGAGAGCTACGTCGAGACGCCGATGATCGCGTTCTTTGTCGACGGGGCTGCGATGCGTCGTCAGGCGACCCTGAAAAAGTCCAGCTGGGAGCCATACGCCCACGCGATGGACAAGATCTGCTTCGAAGAGGGGATGCACGTCAAACATGGTGAGTCGATCCTCCGCGAACTGATGAACGGCTCCCGGAAGGAACAGCGTATGACTCAGGAGGCCTTCGAAGAGTGGTGGCCCCGAATCCTGCAGTTCTTCGGCCCGACCGACGACCAGAGCACCCACCACGACTTCGCTGCGGAAGTCGGACTGAAGACGTGTACAAACGACGAACTTCGAACCGCGTTCCTCAACACGTACATCCCGAAGGCCAAGAAATACGGCCTGGAGATGCCCGATGAGCCACGCATCCGCGAAAACGGTGACGGGAGCTACGAGGTCGTTGAGGATGACCTCGACTGGGACGAGTTCTTCACGGTCTCACAGAACGAATACGAGGGCAGTATCGAGCAGATCACCGGTCGCCGGCAGGCTCAGGAAGCGGTACAGTGGGTCCGTGACATGATGGACGACCAGACGACGACGAACAGCGGCCCGCAGTCACAGGCGGCGGACTGA
- a CDS encoding helix-turn-helix domain-containing protein, with protein MVEFRIEGDDCPLADASSVTGTPIEAAPPLLREDGNVLLRFSAQASDDLKDYLDGDDRIRYLYQSVTEGRYNYRCLSLQQCVVHKLISAGFMVESLTYRDGNAVLAGAVVGHEILQTVMETAGETVGVKLQRVYALRATEDASIAQQWDLTPAQEESLRYAVAMGYFVVPRQTTASEVAGELGISKSAFLERLHRAQHSLFTQLFGGVGDGHPGDGGE; from the coding sequence ATGGTCGAGTTTCGCATCGAGGGTGACGACTGCCCACTGGCAGATGCGAGCAGTGTCACGGGGACACCCATCGAGGCGGCCCCGCCGCTCCTCCGGGAGGACGGTAACGTGTTGCTGCGGTTCAGCGCACAGGCGAGCGACGACCTCAAAGACTACCTCGACGGAGACGACCGGATCCGCTATCTCTACCAGTCAGTTACCGAGGGGCGGTATAACTATCGATGCCTGTCACTCCAGCAGTGTGTTGTGCATAAACTCATTAGCGCGGGGTTCATGGTAGAATCGCTGACGTATCGGGACGGGAACGCGGTTTTAGCTGGTGCTGTGGTTGGGCACGAGATTCTCCAGACAGTCATGGAGACGGCCGGTGAAACTGTCGGCGTGAAACTACAGCGGGTGTACGCACTGCGTGCAACAGAAGACGCGTCTATCGCACAGCAATGGGACCTGACCCCGGCACAGGAGGAGAGTCTCCGATACGCAGTCGCGATGGGCTACTTTGTCGTCCCACGACAGACGACTGCGAGCGAAGTCGCTGGCGAGCTCGGGATCAGTAAGTCTGCATTCCTCGAACGACTTCATCGCGCACAGCACTCGTTGTTCACACAGCTGTTCGGCGGCGTCGGTGACGGCCATCCGGGAGACGGTGGAGAGTAA
- a CDS encoding enoyl-CoA hydratase/isomerase family protein: MRVEDGAVRRIVFDRPDSKNAITAAVATELADALEDLDPATHDAVLLTGDGDSFSAGGDIEAMSEREESATEAYERVRTTLGRVASNILSAPVPVVAKVNGDAVGAGLSLVAVADFAYAASSARFGASFISVGLVPDMGATAILPRLIGLRKTKELAFTGKLIDAESAAEMDLINEAIDPAELDARTADLLETLQAQPTENLGLAKEAIHDNIGQPLETGLRREARIQSLAYDTPGHARGVEAFLDGRTPDFD, translated from the coding sequence ATGCGCGTTGAAGACGGCGCTGTTCGACGAATCGTATTCGACCGTCCAGATTCGAAAAACGCGATAACGGCAGCGGTCGCTACTGAATTAGCCGATGCGCTCGAGGATCTCGACCCGGCGACGCACGACGCCGTCCTCCTCACTGGCGACGGTGATTCGTTCAGCGCTGGCGGGGATATCGAGGCGATGAGCGAGCGGGAAGAATCGGCAACGGAAGCCTACGAGCGAGTCCGGACAACACTGGGCCGGGTCGCCAGCAATATCCTCTCGGCACCCGTGCCTGTCGTCGCGAAGGTCAACGGCGACGCAGTCGGTGCCGGGCTGTCGCTTGTGGCCGTCGCTGATTTCGCGTACGCCGCCAGTTCCGCGCGGTTCGGTGCATCGTTCATCAGCGTCGGCCTCGTGCCGGACATGGGCGCAACCGCCATCCTCCCACGGCTGATCGGTCTCAGGAAAACCAAAGAACTCGCGTTCACTGGGAAGCTGATCGACGCCGAGAGCGCCGCCGAAATGGATCTGATCAACGAGGCTATCGACCCGGCCGAGCTCGATGCGCGGACAGCTGACCTGCTCGAAACGCTTCAGGCACAGCCAACGGAGAACCTCGGGCTGGCGAAGGAAGCGATCCACGACAACATCGGCCAGCCCCTGGAAACCGGGCTGCGTCGAGAAGCACGCATCCAATCACTGGCGTACGATACGCCGGGACATGCACGTGGTGTCGAGGCGTTTCTGGACGGGCGAACCCCGGATTTCGACTAG
- a CDS encoding amidohydrolase family protein has translation MTTDLPGVADRQLFDTHAHQPTSEFLHDAGGEMMQDAADRFGTDLETWDYDEMLAEYHEAGVGGAVLLGWDAETNTGNPPVPNDYVAEVRDEYPDFFVGFGSVDPLKDDCVQEAIRCVEDLDLSGFKFQQIAQGFDPSDERHDHLWSTIEDLGVPVVFHGGNSTLGACSAGGRGLKIKYGNPMLIDDVAAAHPDLDILIAHPAFPWEKEQLAICQQKGNVYMDLSGWVPKYIDDQVLHYAGTVLKDKVMFGTDYPMIDPETWLESFARDTDFDTDVQRKILFENAQEFFDR, from the coding sequence GTGACAACTGACCTCCCGGGTGTCGCCGACAGACAACTGTTCGACACGCACGCGCACCAACCGACCAGTGAGTTCCTCCACGACGCCGGCGGCGAAATGATGCAAGACGCCGCCGACCGGTTCGGCACTGATCTGGAGACGTGGGACTACGACGAAATGCTCGCGGAGTACCACGAGGCGGGCGTCGGTGGTGCTGTCCTGCTTGGCTGGGACGCGGAGACGAACACCGGGAACCCACCCGTCCCGAACGACTACGTCGCTGAGGTCCGGGACGAGTATCCCGACTTCTTCGTCGGGTTCGGGAGCGTCGACCCACTGAAAGACGACTGCGTGCAGGAGGCGATCCGGTGCGTTGAGGATCTGGACCTTTCGGGGTTCAAATTCCAGCAGATCGCACAGGGCTTTGACCCCTCCGATGAACGCCACGACCATCTGTGGAGTACCATCGAAGACCTCGGCGTCCCCGTTGTCTTCCACGGCGGGAACTCGACACTGGGAGCCTGTAGCGCCGGCGGTCGCGGCCTGAAAATCAAGTACGGCAACCCGATGCTTATCGACGACGTGGCTGCTGCACATCCGGACCTCGATATCCTCATCGCCCATCCCGCCTTCCCGTGGGAGAAAGAGCAGCTGGCCATCTGCCAGCAGAAGGGCAACGTGTACATGGACCTCTCCGGCTGGGTGCCGAAGTATATCGACGATCAGGTACTCCATTACGCCGGCACGGTCCTCAAAGACAAGGTGATGTTCGGCACCGATTATCCGATGATCGACCCAGAAACGTGGCTCGAATCGTTCGCTCGCGACACTGACTTTGATACGGATGTCCAGCGGAAGATTCTGTTCGAGAACGCACAGGAGTTTTTCGACCGCTAG
- a CDS encoding HpcH/HpaI aldolase/citrate lyase family protein, translated as MVRRSVLFAPGDNAELMRKAAGGDADVVVFDLEDAVAPADKEQARESVQSVLSAVNSNSHICVRINPVGVSATADLGGILSDTSPDSVMLPKASSAEDISALERLLGEYNADLPVLALVESAAGVLNAAEIAAADPTDALLFGAEDLAADLGASRTSDGREVLYARQRVVVAASAAGIDAIDTIYPEYGDLDGLRDATEFAAQLGYDGKMAIHPDQVAVINDAFTPSDEEIAWAERIIAADEETDAGVFEVDGEMIDAPLIAQAERVLERAREAGQR; from the coding sequence ATGGTTCGTCGCAGTGTTCTGTTTGCGCCGGGAGACAATGCGGAGTTAATGCGGAAAGCGGCCGGTGGCGACGCTGATGTCGTCGTCTTCGACCTCGAGGATGCGGTTGCACCGGCTGATAAAGAACAGGCACGTGAATCGGTTCAGTCGGTACTCTCGGCTGTCAACTCGAACAGCCACATCTGCGTTCGTATCAATCCCGTGGGAGTTAGCGCCACAGCCGACCTCGGGGGGATACTGTCGGACACCAGTCCCGACAGTGTGATGCTCCCGAAAGCTAGTTCGGCCGAGGACATCTCGGCACTGGAACGGCTCCTCGGGGAGTACAATGCGGATCTCCCGGTGCTTGCGCTAGTGGAATCGGCCGCCGGCGTCCTCAACGCGGCGGAGATTGCAGCCGCCGACCCGACCGATGCCCTCCTCTTTGGGGCCGAGGACCTTGCAGCCGACCTCGGTGCGAGTCGCACCAGCGATGGACGGGAGGTGCTCTATGCACGCCAGCGGGTCGTCGTTGCGGCCAGCGCCGCAGGAATCGATGCAATCGATACGATCTACCCGGAATACGGCGATCTGGATGGCCTCCGTGACGCAACTGAGTTCGCTGCCCAACTCGGGTACGACGGGAAGATGGCAATCCACCCAGATCAGGTCGCGGTCATCAACGACGCGTTTACCCCAAGTGACGAGGAGATAGCATGGGCCGAACGCATCATCGCGGCCGACGAAGAAACAGATGCTGGGGTGTTCGAAGTCGACGGGGAGATGATCGACGCACCGCTTATCGCACAGGCAGAGCGTGTCCTCGAACGCGCTCGCGAGGCCGGGCAGCGGTAG